One window of the Natronomonas marina genome contains the following:
- the polC gene encoding DNA polymerase II large subunit, which translates to MRPDDERYFERLESGLDEALSVARDARERGGDPTDDVEIPIAKDMADRVENILGIDGVAERVREMEDDPDLSREEAALELAADFAEGSVGDYDTRAGKVEGAVRTAVALLTEGVVAAPIEGIDRVELLENDDGTEFVNIYYAGPIRSAGGTAQALSVLVADYTRTLVGIEEYRPRDSEVERYAEELSLYDDETGLQYAPKDAEAKFIARNTPIMLDGEATGDEEVSGFRDLERVDTNNARGGMCLVLGEGIAQKAPKIQRYTSQLEEVDWPWLQDLIDGNYGKSETSGEDDAAGGDDGSEADDADDDTDPGSDDGPERGGPPRPDPSKKFLRDLIAGRPVFGHPSETGGFRLRYGRARNHGFATAGVHPATMHLVDDFLATGTQIKTERPGKAAGVVPVDSIEGPTVRLANGDVRRVDDPAEALEIRNGVEAILDLGEYLVNYGEFVENNHPLSPAAYAPEWWKQDLAAAGADVQALVDSPQVDLEHPSAEQAIEWAQEYDVPLHPEYTYLWHDLDVERFDALATAASEGHWAEADGAAVERDAAAPSADRTLVVPRSEPVREALEVLLVEHTQGEETLTVPDALPLVRSIGLTADLERTWTLADLPESARTWDDGENSIRVVEEVAPFEVRERAPTRVGCRMGRPEKSEKRDLSPAVHTLFPIGEAGGSQRDIAAAGKHAETMQDTPGLVDVQVGRRRCGECGTETHRARCPECNGVTDPHYVCRDCDVDVEPDESGRAVCPRCEREADAVRTKTLDVNDEYRSALENVGERENAFDVLKGVKGLSSAEKVPEPIEKGVLRAKHGVSSFKDGTVRYDMTDLPVTAVRPRELDVDADRLRSLGYETDIHGDPLTHEDQLVELRVQDVVLSNGAAEHMLRTADFVDDLLEQYYGVEPFYEVDDRDDLVGELVFGMAPHTSAAVVGRVIGFTSAAVGYAHPYFHAAKRRNCFHPETKVWYEDEGGATRHKEIESLVEERLDDGTVERDDFGTLVAHLGESDSVPHVPSVRDDGSQSLQPVEAVSKHPAPDHMVRVATESGRELTVTPDHRVHVYDSELGRIVSAEARELDETDRLITPRGIESVSPSESERRFDLLAAFLEEPSIDNERLMVKGLDKDGLYDLFVDRLEDDWGGQFYPLQSTAEHLGLTKKQLSNYLYRESIPVTLLSEFFDTPTGLLEFVPDDVRLGMKRDRTEISRTIELDERVATLLGYYAAEGFTRAQETPKGTIHQTTICGTEAEAREFALEVFRSEFGVEPYEENDAKVTVSGRLLRTFVDSILDAGTRAHTKRVPQPIFDAPDRIVGAYLGGYFSGDGSADDSAPRVTASTVSRELKSDLLGLLTRLGISAQVNHRPRVPLREQFPEFYDEDDDSLSRRGYEITVSRDGAVRFAEVAGFHLSRKDRTLNEQVGEIRPADRTAYCYDGGTNDYLLDPVSEVEYVESETDHVYCLTVEETNSLIAEDLSARQCDGDEDCVMLLMDGLINFSKTFLPDQRGGRMDAPLVMSSRIDPAEIDDEAHNMDIVSSYPREFYEATREMADPGAVEERIQLGEDTLGTDDQYRGFEHTHDTADVALGPDLSAYKTLGDMMEKMDAQLELSRKLRSVDETDVAERVIEYHFLPDIIGNLRAFSRQETRCKDCGEKFRRMPLTGDCRECGGDVNLTVYEGSVNKYIDTALRVAEEYDCREYTVQRLEILDRSVESIFEDDTNKQSGIADFM; encoded by the coding sequence ATGCGCCCGGACGACGAACGGTACTTCGAGCGACTCGAATCCGGCCTCGACGAGGCGCTGTCGGTGGCGCGGGACGCCCGCGAGCGCGGCGGCGACCCCACCGACGACGTCGAAATCCCCATCGCCAAGGACATGGCCGACCGCGTCGAGAACATCCTCGGCATCGACGGGGTCGCAGAGCGGGTCCGCGAGATGGAGGACGACCCCGACCTCTCCCGCGAGGAGGCGGCCCTCGAGTTGGCGGCCGACTTCGCGGAGGGGTCGGTCGGCGACTACGACACCCGCGCCGGCAAGGTCGAGGGCGCGGTCCGGACCGCCGTCGCCCTGCTGACGGAGGGCGTCGTCGCCGCCCCCATTGAGGGCATCGACCGGGTCGAACTGCTGGAGAACGACGACGGCACCGAGTTCGTCAACATCTACTACGCCGGACCCATCCGCTCGGCGGGCGGGACCGCGCAGGCGCTGTCGGTGCTGGTCGCCGACTACACCCGGACGCTCGTCGGCATCGAGGAGTACCGGCCCCGGGATTCGGAGGTCGAACGCTACGCTGAGGAGCTGTCGTTGTACGACGACGAGACCGGCCTCCAGTACGCCCCCAAGGACGCCGAGGCGAAGTTCATCGCCCGGAACACCCCCATCATGCTGGACGGGGAGGCCACCGGCGACGAGGAGGTGTCCGGCTTCCGGGACCTCGAACGAGTCGACACCAACAACGCCCGCGGCGGGATGTGTCTCGTTCTCGGCGAGGGCATCGCACAGAAGGCGCCGAAGATTCAGCGCTACACCTCGCAACTCGAGGAGGTCGACTGGCCCTGGCTCCAGGACCTCATCGACGGCAACTACGGGAAGAGCGAGACGAGCGGCGAGGACGACGCGGCGGGCGGCGACGACGGCAGCGAGGCGGACGACGCCGACGACGACACCGACCCCGGATCCGACGACGGTCCAGAACGCGGAGGCCCGCCGCGTCCCGACCCCTCCAAGAAGTTCCTCCGGGACCTCATCGCCGGCCGGCCGGTGTTCGGCCACCCCTCCGAGACCGGGGGCTTCCGCCTCCGGTACGGCCGCGCCCGCAACCACGGCTTCGCCACTGCTGGCGTCCACCCCGCGACGATGCACCTCGTCGACGACTTCCTGGCGACCGGCACGCAGATCAAGACCGAGCGCCCGGGGAAGGCCGCCGGCGTCGTCCCCGTCGACTCCATCGAGGGACCGACCGTCAGACTCGCCAACGGCGACGTCCGGCGCGTCGACGACCCCGCGGAGGCCCTCGAGATACGCAACGGCGTCGAGGCCATCCTCGATCTGGGCGAGTACCTCGTCAACTACGGCGAGTTCGTCGAGAACAACCACCCGCTCTCGCCCGCCGCCTACGCCCCGGAGTGGTGGAAACAGGACCTCGCGGCCGCCGGCGCCGACGTCCAGGCGCTGGTCGACTCCCCGCAGGTCGACCTCGAACACCCGAGCGCCGAGCAAGCCATCGAGTGGGCCCAAGAGTACGACGTCCCGTTGCACCCCGAGTACACCTACCTCTGGCACGACCTCGACGTCGAGCGGTTCGACGCGCTGGCGACGGCCGCCAGCGAGGGCCACTGGGCGGAAGCGGACGGTGCCGCCGTCGAACGAGACGCCGCCGCCCCGAGCGCCGACAGGACGCTCGTCGTGCCCAGAAGCGAACCCGTCCGGGAGGCCCTGGAGGTCCTGCTCGTCGAGCACACCCAGGGCGAGGAGACGCTCACCGTGCCCGACGCCCTCCCGCTGGTGCGGTCGATCGGCCTCACCGCGGACCTCGAACGCACCTGGACCCTCGCGGACCTCCCGGAGTCGGCCCGGACCTGGGACGACGGCGAGAACTCGATCCGGGTCGTCGAGGAGGTGGCCCCCTTCGAGGTCCGCGAGCGCGCCCCGACACGCGTCGGTTGCCGGATGGGTCGCCCCGAGAAGTCGGAGAAACGGGACCTCTCGCCGGCCGTCCACACGCTGTTTCCCATCGGCGAGGCCGGCGGTTCCCAGCGGGACATCGCCGCCGCCGGCAAACACGCTGAGACCATGCAGGACACCCCCGGACTGGTCGACGTGCAGGTCGGCCGCCGCCGCTGTGGCGAGTGCGGGACCGAGACCCACCGCGCGCGCTGCCCGGAGTGCAACGGCGTCACCGACCCCCACTACGTCTGCCGGGACTGCGACGTCGACGTCGAACCCGACGAGTCGGGCCGGGCGGTTTGTCCCCGCTGCGAACGGGAGGCCGACGCCGTCCGGACGAAGACCCTCGACGTCAACGACGAGTACCGCTCGGCGCTGGAGAACGTCGGCGAGCGGGAGAACGCCTTCGACGTCCTGAAGGGCGTCAAGGGGCTGTCCTCGGCCGAGAAGGTCCCCGAACCCATCGAGAAGGGGGTGCTTCGGGCCAAGCACGGCGTCTCCTCGTTCAAGGACGGCACCGTCCGCTACGACATGACGGACCTGCCCGTGACCGCGGTGCGGCCGCGCGAGTTGGACGTCGACGCCGACCGGCTCCGCTCGCTCGGCTACGAGACCGACATCCACGGCGACCCCCTGACCCACGAGGACCAGCTCGTCGAGTTGCGCGTCCAGGACGTCGTGCTCTCGAACGGCGCCGCCGAACACATGCTGCGGACCGCCGACTTCGTCGACGACCTCCTCGAACAGTACTACGGCGTCGAGCCGTTCTACGAGGTCGACGACCGTGACGACCTCGTCGGCGAGTTGGTCTTCGGGATGGCACCGCACACCTCCGCCGCTGTTGTCGGGAGAGTTATAGGTTTCACGTCGGCCGCGGTCGGGTACGCGCATCCGTACTTTCACGCCGCGAAACGTCGGAACTGCTTCCACCCGGAGACGAAGGTGTGGTACGAGGACGAGGGCGGAGCCACCCGTCACAAAGAGATTGAGTCGCTCGTCGAGGAACGACTCGACGACGGGACGGTAGAACGAGACGACTTCGGAACCCTCGTCGCACACCTCGGTGAATCCGATTCCGTGCCTCACGTCCCGTCGGTGCGTGACGACGGCTCCCAGTCACTCCAGCCAGTCGAGGCGGTGAGCAAACACCCCGCACCGGACCACATGGTCCGAGTGGCGACCGAATCGGGCCGGGAACTCACCGTCACGCCCGACCATCGGGTCCACGTCTACGACTCGGAACTCGGTCGAATCGTCTCGGCCGAGGCTCGAGAACTGGACGAAACTGATCGACTCATCACTCCGCGGGGCATCGAGAGCGTATCTCCCTCGGAATCCGAACGGCGGTTCGACCTCCTCGCAGCGTTCCTTGAGGAACCGAGTATCGATAATGAACGCCTGATGGTGAAGGGACTCGACAAGGACGGACTCTACGATCTGTTCGTCGACCGTCTCGAGGACGATTGGGGCGGCCAGTTCTATCCACTCCAGAGCACCGCCGAGCACCTCGGTCTCACGAAGAAACAACTGAGCAACTATCTCTATCGCGAGAGTATCCCGGTCACGCTCCTGTCGGAGTTCTTCGACACGCCGACGGGACTCCTCGAGTTCGTTCCCGACGACGTCCGGTTGGGGATGAAGCGCGACCGGACCGAAATCAGTCGAACGATCGAACTCGACGAGCGGGTCGCGACGCTTCTGGGCTACTACGCGGCCGAAGGGTTCACCCGAGCACAGGAGACCCCGAAGGGGACGATTCACCAGACGACTATTTGCGGGACCGAGGCCGAAGCACGCGAGTTCGCTCTGGAAGTGTTCCGCAGCGAGTTCGGGGTCGAACCGTACGAGGAGAACGACGCAAAGGTGACGGTGTCGGGCCGACTCCTCCGGACCTTCGTCGACTCGATTCTCGATGCCGGAACCCGCGCGCACACGAAGCGAGTTCCACAGCCGATCTTCGACGCGCCGGACCGCATCGTCGGTGCGTACCTCGGCGGGTACTTCAGCGGCGACGGCTCGGCCGACGACAGCGCACCTCGTGTCACTGCCAGTACGGTAAGCCGCGAACTCAAGTCCGACCTGCTCGGACTCCTTACCCGACTCGGTATCAGTGCCCAGGTGAACCATCGTCCGCGGGTTCCACTCCGCGAGCAGTTCCCGGAGTTCTACGACGAGGACGACGACTCCCTGTCGCGGCGGGGATACGAGATAACCGTCTCGCGCGATGGTGCCGTCCGCTTCGCGGAAGTAGCCGGGTTCCACCTCTCGCGAAAGGACCGAACGCTGAACGAACAGGTCGGCGAAATTCGTCCCGCCGATCGAACGGCGTATTGCTACGATGGAGGGACCAACGACTACCTCCTTGACCCCGTCTCGGAGGTCGAATACGTCGAATCGGAGACCGACCACGTGTACTGCCTCACGGTCGAAGAGACGAACTCGCTCATCGCGGAAGACCTGTCCGCTCGCCAGTGTGACGGCGACGAGGACTGCGTGATGCTCCTCATGGACGGTCTTATCAACTTCTCTAAAACGTTCCTGCCAGATCAGCGAGGTGGGAGGATGGACGCACCCCTGGTCATGTCCTCGCGCATCGACCCGGCCGAAATCGACGACGAGGCGCACAACATGGACATCGTCTCGTCGTACCCCCGGGAGTTCTACGAGGCGACCCGCGAGATGGCCGACCCCGGCGCCGTCGAAGAACGCATCCAACTGGGCGAGGACACGCTCGGCACCGACGACCAGTACCGGGGGTTCGAGCACACCCACGACACCGCCGACGTCGCGCTGGGACCGGACCTGTCGGCGTACAAGACGCTGGGCGACATGATGGAGAAGATGGACGCCCAGCTCGAGCTGTCCCGGAAGCTGCGGTCGGTCGACGAGACGGACGTCGCAGAGCGCGTCATCGAGTACCACTTCCTGCCGGACATCATCGGCAACCTGCGGGCGTTCTCTCGGCAGGAGACCCGCTGCAAGGACTGCGGCGAGAAGTTCCGCCGGATGCCCCTGACCGGCGACTGCCGGGAGTGCGGCGGCGACGTGAACCTCACCGTCTACGAGGGGTCGGTGAACAAGTACATCGACACCGCCCTCCGGGTCGCCGAGGAGTACGACTGCCGGGAGTACACCGTCCAGCGACTGGAGATTCTCGACCGGTCGGTCGAGTCCATCTTCGAGGACGACACCAACAAGCAGAGCGGCATCGCGGACTTCATGTAA
- a CDS encoding PPC domain-containing DNA-binding protein, giving the protein MDYRRVEGDREYVARLEHGRDWREQIETFADAEGIDAAFFFGLGAVQDATLFFYEQREQEYYPVEFDEPFEVTAAVGNVSHLEGERFAHTHVTLSREDGSTVGGHLDSATTFAGELYLREFDTHLEREHDETTDLDLWPL; this is encoded by the coding sequence ATGGATTACCGACGCGTCGAGGGCGACCGCGAGTACGTCGCCAGACTGGAGCACGGCCGCGACTGGCGCGAGCAGATCGAGACCTTCGCCGACGCGGAGGGTATCGACGCCGCCTTCTTCTTCGGTCTCGGTGCCGTCCAGGACGCGACGCTTTTCTTCTACGAACAGCGCGAGCAGGAGTACTACCCCGTCGAGTTCGACGAACCGTTCGAGGTGACGGCGGCGGTCGGCAACGTCTCCCACCTTGAGGGCGAGCGGTTCGCTCACACCCACGTCACGCTCTCGCGGGAGGACGGCTCGACGGTCGGCGGCCACCTCGATAGCGCGACCACCTTCGCCGGTGAGTTGTACCTCCGGGAGTTCGACACCCACCTGGAGCGCGAACACGACGAGACCACCGACCTCGACCTCTGGCCCCTGTAG
- a CDS encoding DUF7556 family protein produces MAQDTAAPVRESDCEVMASVDSDTDGERLIIAELCRDDAWLSMSTDATVAAEWR; encoded by the coding sequence ATGGCACAGGACACGGCCGCTCCGGTCCGGGAATCCGACTGCGAGGTCATGGCGTCCGTCGACAGCGATACCGACGGTGAACGGCTCATCATAGCCGAACTCTGTCGCGACGACGCCTGGCTCTCGATGTCGACGGACGCGACCGTCGCCGCCGAGTGGCGGTAG